One window of the Bos indicus isolate NIAB-ARS_2022 breed Sahiwal x Tharparkar chromosome 15, NIAB-ARS_B.indTharparkar_mat_pri_1.0, whole genome shotgun sequence genome contains the following:
- the SYT13 gene encoding synaptotagmin-13 isoform X2: METWNPEKAASWNQAPKLHYCLDYDRQKAELFVTRLEAVTSDHDGGCDCYVQGSVANSMGSVEAQTALKKRELHTMWEEGLVLPLAEEELPTATLTLTLRTCDRFSRHSVVGELRLGLDGVSVPLGAAQWGELKTSVKEPSAGTGEVLLSISYLPAANRLLVVLIKAKNLHSNQSKELLGKDVSVKVTLKHQARKLKKKQTKRAKHKINPVWNEMIMFELPDDLLRASSVELDVLGLGAEGQSCVLGHCSLGLHASGSERSHWEEMLKNPRRQIAMWHQLHL, from the exons ATGGAGACCTGGAACCCAGAGAAGGCTGCCAGTTGGAACCAAGCTCCCAAACTTCACTACTGCCTGGACTATGACAGGCAGAAGGCCGAACTATTTGTGACTCGTCTGGAAG CTGTGACCAGCGACCACGATGGAGGCTGTGACTGCTACGTCCAGGGCAGCGTGGCCAACAGCATGGGCTCCGTGGAGGCCCAGACGGCCCTCAAGAAGCGGGAGTTGCACACCATGTGGGAGGAAGGCCTGGTGCTCCCCCTGGCCGAGGAGGAGCTCCCCACAGCGACCTTGACACTGACCCTGAGGACCTGCGACCGCTTCTCCCGCCACAGTGTGGTCGGGGAGCTGCGCCTCGGCCTGGATGGGGTGTCCGTGCCCCTGGGGGCTGCCCAGTGGGGCGAGCTGAAGACTTCAGTGAAG GAGCCGTCTGCGGGGACAGGAGAGGTCCTTCTCTCCATCAGCTACCTCCCGGCCGCCAACCGCCTCCTAGTCGTGCTGATTAAGGCCAAGAACCTCCACTCTAACCAGTCCAAGGAGCTCCTGGGGAAGG ATGTCTCTGTCAAGGTGACCTTAAAGCACCAGGCTCGGAAGCTGAAGAAGAAGCAGACGAAACGAGCCAAGCACAAGATCAACCCCGTGTGGAATGAGATGATCATGTTCGAGCTGCCAGATGACCTGCTGCGGGCCTCCAGTGTGGAGCTGGACGTGCTGGGCCTGGGCGCTGAGGGGCAGAGCTGCGTGCTTGGCCACTGCAGCCTGGGCCTGCATGCCTCAGGCTCCGAGCGCAGCCACTGGGAGGAGATGCTGAAGAACCCACGCCGGCAGATCGCCATGTGGCATCAGCTGCACCTCTAG